Sequence from the Cucumis sativus cultivar 9930 chromosome 1, Cucumber_9930_V3, whole genome shotgun sequence genome:
CTAGTTGACAAGTCTATTAAGCTTCCAATGTGTTGAACAATTTCAGTAGAGGCATTTGGTTTCGATACTCGCAATGCTCTTTCAGATAGATCTGCCATTTTAGTCCCATCACctgtaaacaaataaatactCATACTATGAGATGATCTAAAGTTGATACTATTATcacttttgattatttatgAGACTAATCTTTCAGTTTCTTCAAACAAAGTGAACAGAAGAAGTCACCAGAAAAGTCAATGAAATGAggcaaaacaaagaagaattatatattgtattgGCTACTTCATGAAGTTTTCGTCTCATAACAAAAAGTCGATGTTGCAACAATAACAAAGACTTGttacaaaatagaaaggaaacaagtttaattttcaaaaacaaaaacgaaataGTTACCAAACGGGACcttcattttgaaacttaagaaaaataattttcaaacaatttagttttgtCTTTGGAAACTAGctatgaattttcaaatgcttttattagaaatatgaaaatcatGCCAAATAAGTCGTAAAAAGAcagcacaattttaaaaaaccaaagtCTAGCttgttttatgttataaaaCATATTAGACTTTCTTCCATTAACAAAGTTGCAGTATAAGCAATAAGTAGTACCATTTTAGATGATTCGTACTGATTCATAGTAAAGATCTCAAAACCACAAGCAAACTAACGCATGAGTTTCAAAATAGATGATTTCATTAGCAGATCATGTTCAACATACCTAATATCTCTTGAATTGCACTTGCAAGCGTGGTTGAATCTAGTTCATCTTCATTAATGACTGTTGAACCAGCCATGTCAGCCATTATGGAAGCATTTCTAAACTGATGTCCTTCATCTTCATGAGGTGATGGTATCTAAAGTTACAGAATCAAAATCTATAAGGTtcctttcaaataatttagaaCATTCAGAAAAGCTTTGTGTGGAGGGGTTGTAACTTTTACCAGTATAGATGGCTTTCCAGTTGCTAGGATCTCAGAGCAAGTCATGGCCCCTGCTCTAGAAACAACGAGATCTGCAGCTGCATAAGCCAAATGCAGAGAATGCATGAACCTTCAccaataaaaggaaaaacaccAATTCAATCTCAAAGCCGGATCTATTACATGCTTATACATTTATGAAGTTCATCATAAGATGCTTACATGTAGGATTTTATGAAGGAAACAATGAACCCAGAATATCAGGTGATTACATCCACgccaaaaatatttgattaagaCAACCAATACCATACAAATGGACAAATCTTGGTCATctaatcttcaaaatttggTTGTATTAAGTATCAGCAAGCATACCTCAACTGGCATTTATTAACCTATGTATGTTGGCATACGAGAGTGTTATTAACCACAAAGTTTGCAGTTCGAATCCCTCTACATTTATTgatctaaaaaatatcaaagcaAGAAGATCAAAATTGTTCATCAAGAGAGGCCGTAACACTAGACATGCATCCATGTATAGTTCAAAGAGATAGGGTGACACTTCCATAAAAGTTCAATGAAGTGATTTTTTTCCAATGTTGGCCAACATCACCATTATACGAGCATCTTACACAGTACGAGCATGGAGCCAACAGGGTTTTGAGTTTTCTAGATTCAGTCATGCTTAATCTTATTATCTGCGTTGATTAGCAAATGTCAAACACTCATACTTCAGTTCTAGGATACATGTAGATGCTTGACTCTGATGTTCTAAGTTAGAGGTTCCAAAAGATCTTCAGcagcaacaaataaaaatctaCAAACAGTTGCTGTGGTCTCAGAAAGCTCTCTCCAAGTATTTGCTGTCAACCAATAGATGCACTCTAGAAGATAATGACatcaaaaatttcaatttatgcACAACCATATATGAAGATGAAGACATCTAGATTTTAATATCAAGACTATAAAGAACATGGAGGCAAGTAAATGCAGGTTGTTGGAATTCATAATCACGACTAAAATCAGTGAGCAAGAGGAAAATTGAAAGGCATTTAATACTGAGTAAAGAAATTACGGCGTTAAATGCAGACGGGGATGGTTTTTCACAAGGCTGTCCATCTCATCAAATGTCTTCACACCAGTCTGCCATATAATGTACAAATTCTTGTTCTCCAACAACATCTGATAATACAGATTCAACATGGCAATATTGATGGCATTTGCACCCAAAGACCCCCCAAGAATAAGCAACACCTTAGCCTCCAAATCCTCACCCTTCCTTGATCTTGGAAAGAAATGCAAACGTGCCACAGACTTGGGCACGTGCTGTTTCAATGTCAACCTCACCgggttcccacaaaccaagcatttcttcttccttggAAAGCACTCAACTGTGGAGTTCAATACAACGAACACAATATCTGCAAAATGAGAAAGAACCCAATTCGCAAAACCTGGAACCGAGTTCTGCTCTTGGATTGCAAGCTTGACGCCATTAATAAGCTTTGCAGCAAGGCAAATCGGGAACGAGACGTATCCACCTGTGCCAATGACGATGTGGGGCTTGAAATCGATGAGTTTTTTGTAACTCGCAATCACGGATTTGATCACATGTAAAGGAAGGAGAAGGTTTTGGGGAGATATAATAGGGTGAGCTAACTGACTGGCCAGAACTGTGTCGAACTCGTACCCGGCTGAGGGGACGGCGGCGCTTTCCGTGCTGTTCGGTGTTCCCAGAAAGAGGATCTGTGCTGTGGGGTAAGCAAGTAGGAGCTCATCGGCAATGGCGACGGCGGGATAAACGCGACCACCAGTGCCTCCAGCGGCGAAGACGACTCTCAGGGAGTTAATCGTGCTGTTTGAAGTAGTGGGGTTTTCGTCATCTGATCGGTGATTAGATAGGCAACAGATGATTCTGAGAGGCctgaaatgttaaaaagaagaGTTGTAAAGATTCGGTTATTGATCACACAGTTGAAAGAGATTGAAGAGTAACCTTGCCTGAAATTTGGGGAGGAAAGGAGGGAGTGAGAAGTCTTAAACGGCGGAGTTGAAGGGCTAGATTTGGAAGGtagagagaaatgaaaaatactgGTGACCGCCATTAGAGCTGATTGTAAAGCTCCAAAGGAACAGAAAAATGCATGCTGTAAacaatcttttcttcttcctcaattCTGCTTCTACTTCTTGGCtgcaactttcaaattaatagGAATGCAAATAATTTGTTTCTCAATGTTAAGGAAATTTCAATAAACAAACATTCACATGAACATTTAATTACACCATAAATTTTAAGCAAAATCTCCATTTGAATCTTACCAAAAAAACTATTtgtcttttcttatttcttcaaGCTCAAGATCTTGGACTTAGATAAGTTATAAGATTCATTCACTAGattctccaaaatttaaaagagttCCAAAGTTTGATTCGATGCTGTATTGGAATGTGTGAGTAATAAAAAGTGAAGTGGAAATAGGATTGGAACGGTTGAAAAAAGAGTTTTACTTATAGATTTAAATTACTCAAACCAAATatagaggaagaagaaagtatCGTTATAGTATAGGAATAAAAGTATGGAACTCAAGTAGAAAATATCAACTCGAGTACAATTCTTGTTTTCGTTTTATATAcgaataatttaatttatacttCTTGAATACATTAGTTTTACATTGTAAATACCATTCTTGATACCGTTTGTTACATATTAGtctaagaataatatttatagGTTAACTATACCTCCCTCCTAACGGCttctttaacaaataaaatcgatttttctctctttcaatcCTTTTGATACTTTCTTCCTTAATTTATCAATAGTCGGTGATAGATATATGTCAATATCTTAGTGAGGTGCACCTAAGTATTGTTTGTAATTATAAGGTTGAGATTATTCCCTTTCCCCTTAGTTACATTGTTGGgttatttaatgaattttaaagTGATTTATGATTTGTTAGGCCCATAGACTTCAATTGAACATGGGCTACTTAGTTTGGTTTGGTACTCATTAATCCTAAGGAAAAGTAGGTTGCAACATTATGTAACATCAACACCATTGCCCAAATTGATAGCAATTCAATATGCTTGATAACAAAGTGCTTAGTTCACTTAGAACAATAGATGAAgtgaatttctttttgtttatgtgaCAATGATAATGAGATTTCAAAAGAATAtgtctttttttgtttagcaAATCTATCACAAACCACTTGAACGTTAactcttctttaatttatctttcaaAGTAGGTAAGACATCAATTATTTATCCTgtttataaaacattaatataattaaacgtATAACTAACATCAGGGATAACATTTCTAATAAGATAAGTTGGGAATGATTTTTGAGAgataaaaagtgattttggcTTACTAGGATTGTTCAAAAACACTATTAGTACGAGGTATCTTATACGAGAGCAATTTTTCTTGAATTGTGTTCAAACCTTTTCCATTTGTTCACCTTTACTAAGTATTGTAACAGATcctcaaaaacattttttcccTTGATAGGAATATATTTGGGATAGGGACAGAGTAAAGAAAGTGGATAGAAGTGCTTTCCAGTTTCCATTCCACATAGCAAATTGCAATTTTGTGTAAGAAGACAGCTTGAAACACATGGAAGTATTGAGACATTGCATGTGAATTGATACTCGTTTTTAACTAACGCAGCAGTATATTATAAGGTTAAATTTGACTTGCAAATTCGTCATCTTTTCTAAGAAGATACTATTCAAATTGAACTCAAACACTTCTTTAATAATGAACAAAACGTCTCATCAAAGcacttttgtattttagtgGCCAATGGCCAGATATTCTTTAGGAAGCCTTTGTCATAAGTAGAAGCCAAACATTGgttctctctcaaaataacttatttagtAACTGAGTAGGAGTTTCTTGTGGTGATGTTATTAAGAGAAGATAAAAGAGCAACAAACAATGGCAAAATTAATCCGTGGGGCAACTCGA
This genomic interval carries:
- the LOC101216864 gene encoding uncharacterized protein LOC101216864, which gives rise to MAVTSIFHFSLPSKSSPSTPPFKTSHSLLSSPNFRPLRIICCLSNHRSDDENPTTSNSTINSLRVVFAAGGTGGRVYPAVAIADELLLAYPTAQILFLGTPNSTESAAVPSAGYEFDTVLASQLAHPIISPQNLLLPLHVIKSVIASYKKLIDFKPHIVIGTGGYVSFPICLAAKLINGVKLAIQEQNSVPGFANWVLSHFADIVFVVLNSTVECFPRKKKCLVCGNPVRLTLKQHVPKSVARLHFFPRSRKGEDLEAKVLLILGGSLGANAINIAMLNLYYQMLLENKNLYIIWQTGVKTFDEMDSLVKNHPRLHLTPFMHSLHLAYAAADLVVSRAGAMTCSEILATGKPSILIPSPHEDEGHQFRNASIMADMAGSTVINEDELDSTTLASAIQEILGDGTKMADLSERALRVSKPNASTEIVQHIGSLIDLSTRKAKQH